From the genome of Deltaproteobacteria bacterium, one region includes:
- a CDS encoding IS3 family transposase: CVQDYIERFYNNWRRHSALDYKCPTQYERDCPVAA, encoded by the coding sequence AATGTGTTCAGGATTACATTGAACGGTTTTACAACAACTGGCGCAGGCATTCGGCACTTGATTATAAGTGTCCGACTCAGTATGAGCGGGATTGTCCCGTTGCCGCCTAA
- a CDS encoding tyrosine-type recombinase/integrase, translated as MSGIVPLPPKKLSSKPGSDHLPDYRGGHSQVSPRLPHQKEYIFCHQNGQNIKSFKGTIRFIMRRNGITDVTAHGLRKTFCSQLGRSGVHPKVAQRLMGHSDIRLTMDVYTEIGDEDLRNAVNALPSIVEMRCSQLTVINGQKECGGRTGREKV; from the coding sequence ATGAGCGGGATTGTCCCGTTGCCGCCTAAAAAACTGTCCAGTAAACCGGGGTCAGATCACCTTCCTGATTATCGGGGTGGTCATAGTCAGGTCAGTCCTCGTTTGCCTCATCAAAAGGAGTACATCTTTTGTCATCAAAACGGTCAGAATATCAAAAGTTTTAAAGGGACCATTCGTTTTATCATGAGAAGGAATGGAATAACGGATGTAACCGCCCATGGTTTGAGAAAGACCTTTTGTAGTCAGTTGGGACGCTCTGGTGTGCATCCCAAGGTGGCTCAGAGGCTCATGGGACATTCCGATATCCGTTTAACAATGGATGTTTACACGGAGATCGGTGATGAGGACTTAAGAAATGCCGTAAACGCATTGCCTAGTATTGTGGAAATGAGATGCTCTCAACTGACTGTCATTAATGGTCAGAAGGAATGTGGGGGGAGAACAGGACGAGAAAAAGTATGA
- a CDS encoding sodium-translocating pyrophosphatase translates to MIKKFWLVFVAAILAPQFAHAAGEASLVLPKLTSQFVLFGKTFFGRDLMYGGLGVCILGMLFGLFEYLKVKRLPAHKSMLEVSNIIYETCKTYLFQQAKLLIVLELFIGACIFYYFYSLLGMPLDRVLTILGWSVIGILGSFSVAWFGIRINTLANSRTAFASLRGKPYWVCKIPLRAGISIGVLLICIELIMMLTILLFVNPTAAGSCFIGFAIGESLGASALRICGGIFTKIADIGSDLMKIVFNIKEDDARNPGVIADCTGDNAGDSVGPTADGFETYGVTGVALITFIVLAVLPQFKSDFIIWIFAMRVLMILTSIGAYALNSVVTAIRLKEKDKFNFEAPLTELVWLTSLISIGVTFGVSYLLLHANYGSLWLTLSIIISCGTLAAAIIPELTKVFTSCHSKHVQEIVSAGKEGGASLVILSGLVAGNFSCFWKGISIIGLMFVAFLASQYGLETYMGYPTVFAFGLVAFGLLGMGPVTIAVDSYGPVTDNAQSVFELSLIEQVPNINQEVQKDFGFTPNFVKGKHFLEENDGAGNTFKATAKPVLIATAVIGATTMIFSLILLLKEHFHWEKIGAELSIIDPHVLLGIITGGAVIYWFTGASMQAVTTGAYRAVEYIKKNIRLEGATKASIHDSKEVVKICTQYAQAGMVNIFGVIFCFTLAFACFSPTFFVGYLISIAVFGLYQAIFMANGGGAWDNAKKLVEVEMKEKGTPLHAATVVGDTVGDPYKDTSSVALNPIIKFTTLFGLLAVEIAISEGAAQYVHWVGTIFFLIGTFFVWRSFYKMRIKSNASENAITTQARTAKLLA, encoded by the coding sequence ATGATAAAGAAATTTTGGCTGGTCTTTGTGGCCGCGATCCTCGCCCCTCAATTTGCCCACGCGGCAGGGGAAGCGAGTCTGGTTTTGCCGAAACTGACATCTCAGTTTGTTCTCTTCGGGAAAACTTTTTTTGGAAGAGATTTGATGTATGGCGGTTTGGGAGTTTGCATTTTGGGAATGCTTTTTGGTCTGTTTGAATATCTCAAAGTCAAACGACTCCCCGCTCATAAATCTATGTTGGAAGTTTCCAATATCATTTACGAAACATGCAAAACCTATCTTTTCCAGCAAGCCAAACTTCTGATTGTTCTGGAACTCTTCATCGGTGCCTGCATTTTCTACTATTTTTATTCTCTGCTGGGCATGCCGCTCGATCGCGTTTTGACAATCCTTGGCTGGTCGGTGATTGGTATTCTGGGCTCTTTCTCCGTCGCCTGGTTTGGAATCCGAATCAACACGCTTGCCAACAGTCGCACCGCTTTTGCTTCGCTTCGCGGAAAGCCATATTGGGTCTGTAAAATTCCCTTACGCGCAGGAATCAGCATCGGCGTTCTCTTGATTTGCATTGAGTTGATCATGATGCTGACCATTCTTCTTTTTGTAAATCCAACTGCGGCCGGTTCTTGCTTCATTGGTTTTGCCATCGGCGAATCACTCGGTGCTTCCGCCTTAAGAATCTGTGGTGGTATTTTCACAAAGATCGCCGACATCGGTTCCGACCTCATGAAAATCGTTTTCAATATTAAAGAAGACGACGCCAGAAACCCGGGCGTGATTGCTGACTGTACTGGTGACAACGCCGGAGACAGCGTTGGTCCTACCGCGGACGGTTTTGAAACCTATGGCGTAACGGGCGTTGCGTTAATCACCTTCATTGTGTTGGCGGTCCTGCCTCAATTCAAATCCGATTTCATCATCTGGATTTTTGCAATGCGCGTTTTGATGATCCTGACATCCATTGGTGCTTACGCACTCAACAGTGTGGTCACGGCCATTCGCCTCAAAGAAAAAGATAAATTCAATTTCGAAGCTCCGTTGACTGAACTGGTCTGGCTTACTTCTCTAATTTCGATTGGCGTTACATTTGGTGTCAGCTATCTTTTGTTGCACGCAAACTATGGCAGTCTCTGGCTCACACTTTCCATCATCATCAGTTGCGGAACATTGGCCGCCGCCATTATCCCCGAGCTCACAAAAGTTTTTACCAGCTGTCATTCCAAACACGTTCAGGAAATTGTGAGCGCCGGGAAAGAAGGCGGAGCATCATTGGTCATTCTCTCCGGACTCGTTGCGGGAAATTTCAGCTGTTTTTGGAAAGGCATCTCCATTATCGGCCTCATGTTTGTTGCCTTTCTGGCCAGTCAGTACGGCCTTGAAACCTACATGGGTTATCCTACCGTGTTCGCTTTCGGTCTGGTCGCATTTGGTCTTTTGGGAATGGGACCTGTCACCATCGCGGTTGATAGCTATGGTCCCGTGACCGACAACGCCCAGTCTGTTTTTGAATTATCCCTCATTGAACAAGTTCCAAATATCAATCAGGAAGTTCAAAAAGATTTCGGCTTCACACCCAACTTTGTAAAAGGAAAACATTTCCTTGAAGAAAACGACGGAGCCGGCAACACATTTAAAGCAACGGCGAAGCCCGTGTTGATTGCCACTGCGGTTATCGGAGCCACCACGATGATTTTTTCCCTCATTCTACTTTTGAAAGAACATTTCCATTGGGAAAAAATTGGTGCGGAACTTTCTATTATCGATCCGCATGTTTTGTTGGGAATTATCACGGGTGGTGCGGTGATCTACTGGTTTACCGGAGCTTCCATGCAAGCCGTTACAACCGGTGCTTATCGCGCGGTGGAATATATCAAGAAAAATATCCGTCTCGAAGGAGCCACCAAAGCCTCCATTCATGATTCCAAAGAAGTGGTGAAAATTTGCACGCAATATGCGCAAGCCGGAATGGTCAACATCTTCGGCGTGATTTTCTGTTTCACACTGGCCTTCGCGTGCTTTAGTCCCACATTCTTTGTCGGTTATCTTATTTCGATCGCCGTATTCGGACTCTATCAAGCAATTTTCATGGCCAATGGCGGCGGCGCTTGGGACAATGCCAAGAAGCTCGTTGAAGTGGAGATGAAAGAAAAAGGAACTCCCCTTCACGCCGCAACGGTTGTGGGCGACACAGTGGGAGATCCCTATAAGGACACGTCTTCCGTGGCTTTGAATCCGATTATCAAATTCACAACGTTGTTTGGATTGCTGGCTGTTGAAATCGCGATTTCCGAAGGAGCCGCTCAATATGTTCACTGGGTGGGAACAATTTTCTTCCTGATCGGCACTTTCTTCGTTTGGAGGTCGTTCTATAAAATGAGAATCAAATCAAACGCCTCAGAAAATGCGATAACAACACAAGCCCGCACAGCAAAACTGCTGGCATAA